The following proteins are co-located in the Haloarcula marismortui ATCC 43049 genome:
- a CDS encoding M20 family metallopeptidase: MDTLTSLTRDLVSIPSHDDEAAAGEYITAWLRDHTDARVTRDDHGNVIARKGQGDDSLAFVGHHDVVPPDGSQVGADGEYVVEERDGRLYGRGTADMKGCVAAAMLAFRDADPAGELVFASFVGEEQGGVGCQAAIEDGFAPDYAVVGEGSTGYSAPGTTDVAVAHKGRRGSTIVANGAAAHASEPEAGANAIYRVTDAVDVVRDLDFPSTTVLGHEMRGSVAVTEIDGGSAWNVIPERCAATVDERTVPGERAPLDRVEAIDGVTWRVDQDLPPMACGDADFADAVLDAATTAQDGTPEHVVKPHATDAGWLAQAGTDCVIVGAAEPGEAHTADESVSLAVVERCQDVYERVAASWPSR; encoded by the coding sequence ATGGACACGCTCACATCGCTGACTCGTGACCTCGTTTCGATCCCCAGTCACGACGACGAAGCGGCTGCTGGGGAGTACATCACAGCGTGGCTCCGGGACCACACCGACGCACGAGTCACCCGTGACGACCACGGGAACGTCATCGCCCGCAAGGGCCAGGGCGACGACTCGCTCGCCTTCGTCGGCCACCACGATGTGGTCCCACCGGACGGGTCGCAGGTCGGTGCCGACGGCGAGTACGTCGTCGAGGAGCGCGACGGCCGCCTCTACGGCCGCGGCACGGCGGACATGAAAGGGTGTGTCGCCGCGGCGATGCTTGCCTTCCGGGACGCCGACCCCGCCGGCGAACTGGTCTTCGCTTCTTTCGTCGGCGAGGAACAGGGTGGCGTCGGCTGTCAGGCCGCTATCGAGGACGGTTTCGCGCCCGACTACGCCGTCGTCGGCGAGGGGTCGACCGGCTACTCTGCACCCGGAACGACGGACGTGGCCGTCGCGCACAAGGGCCGGCGGGGGTCGACCATCGTCGCCAACGGCGCAGCGGCCCACGCCAGCGAACCAGAGGCCGGCGCGAACGCTATCTACCGCGTGACCGACGCCGTCGACGTGGTCCGGGATCTCGACTTTCCGTCGACAACCGTCCTCGGGCACGAAATGCGCGGGAGCGTCGCGGTCACCGAGATTGACGGGGGCTCGGCCTGGAACGTCATCCCCGAGCGGTGTGCGGCCACAGTAGACGAGCGGACGGTCCCCGGCGAACGCGCGCCGCTTGACAGGGTCGAAGCCATCGATGGCGTGACCTGGCGCGTCGACCAGGACCTCCCGCCGATGGCCTGTGGCGACGCCGACTTTGCGGACGCAGTGCTGGACGCCGCTACCACCGCTCAGGACGGGACGCCCGAACACGTCGTCAAACCGCACGCGACCGACGCCGGCTGGCTCGCACAGGCCGGAACGGACTGCGTCATCGTCGGCGCGGCTGAGCCCGGCGAGGCTCACACCGCCGACGAGAGCGTGTCGCTGGCCGTCGTTGAGCGATGTCAGGACGTATATGAGCGCGTCGCTGCGTCGTGGCCGTCCCGCTAA
- the uvsE gene encoding UV DNA damage repair endonuclease UvsE, whose product MLGYAAMNRTLRERDPPRRCNRDMQKKTWESEGIEYAATLAAQNFEDLREILLWNRDHGIDFYRCSSKLVPWNSQFDITALPNYERVQSLAAECGALVQDNDMRLTFHPSHWCKLASESDDTVARSVESVEHHGRWLDLMGVPRSPRYAINVHIGAHYGDKAATADRFCDVVSDLAPRARDRLTVENDDTESLWSVQELVTDVASQVDIPVTFDYHHHSFTDRGLTYREGFELARETWDGARPITHYSEPARLRPDSDASPQAHADHVAAVPTWLTEQSDVMVESHGKERSLFRLRAADADRVPGTE is encoded by the coding sequence ATGCTGGGCTACGCGGCGATGAACCGGACGCTTCGAGAGCGTGACCCGCCTCGCCGGTGCAATCGCGACATGCAGAAGAAGACCTGGGAATCCGAGGGTATCGAGTACGCGGCCACGCTCGCTGCGCAGAACTTCGAGGACCTGCGCGAGATTCTGCTGTGGAATCGCGACCACGGCATCGACTTCTATCGCTGTAGCTCCAAACTCGTCCCGTGGAACTCACAGTTCGACATTACTGCCCTGCCGAACTACGAGCGGGTCCAGTCACTGGCAGCGGAGTGTGGTGCGCTCGTACAGGACAACGATATGCGTCTGACCTTTCACCCGAGCCACTGGTGCAAGCTGGCGAGTGAGTCCGACGACACCGTCGCTCGTTCCGTCGAGTCGGTCGAACACCACGGCCGCTGGCTCGACCTGATGGGGGTCCCGCGGTCGCCGCGGTACGCGATTAACGTCCATATCGGCGCTCATTACGGTGACAAGGCGGCGACAGCCGACCGGTTCTGCGATGTCGTCAGCGACCTTGCACCACGGGCTCGCGACCGGCTGACTGTCGAAAACGACGACACCGAGTCGCTGTGGAGCGTTCAGGAACTCGTCACGGATGTCGCCAGTCAAGTCGATATTCCTGTGACGTTCGATTATCACCATCACAGCTTCACCGACCGCGGGCTCACCTATCGTGAAGGGTTCGAGTTGGCCCGGGAAACGTGGGATGGCGCCCGGCCGATCACACATTACTCGGAGCCGGCGCGCCTCCGGCCCGACAGCGATGCGAGCCCACAGGCACACGCTGACCACGTCGCTGCTGTCCCGACGTGGCTCACCGAACAATCGGACGTGATGGTTGAATCCCACGGCAAGGAACGGTCGTTGTTTCGCCTGCGGGCGGCTGACGCCGACCGTGTGCCAGGCACGGAGTGA